A genomic window from Solanum stenotomum isolate F172 chromosome 10, ASM1918654v1, whole genome shotgun sequence includes:
- the LOC125842813 gene encoding uncharacterized protein LOC125842813 has translation MDTSAEEFDGSNQDNMGFDKKTEELFRLLKEVERELYPGSKYSLHSFLVRLLHLKRLNGWSNKSFSMLLELLKDVLPEGETLPKSFYDSKKIIKDLGLEYKKIHACPNDCMIYWNETKDRTSCKFCKALRYKQFKGASVNSSSETSNIPSKVFRYFPLIPRLQRLFMSAKASNQMRWHVEGHTRDGVMRHPADGIAWRKFDEAHTDFARDPQNVRLGLASDGFSPLSMSISHSTWPVILIPYNLPPWLCMKQPYMILSTIIDGPHAPDGAPKRLTGIEILKQLNNVKNKFGKDLLAKSRKRKWDDVDNLVQNIWNKKSIFFGLEYWKDNMIRHNLDTMHIEKNVFDNIFWTIIEC, from the exons ATGGACACTAGTGCTGAAGAATTTGATGGGTCAAATCAAGATAACATGGGTTTTGATAAGAAGACTGAAGAATTATTTCGCTTACTGAAAGAAGTTGAACGTGAGTTATATCCTGGAAGTAAGTATTCACTACATTCGTTCCTTGTTCGTCTATTACACTTAAAGCGTCTCAATGGATGGAGTAACAAATCATTTTCCATGTTATTAGAGTTGTTAAAAGATGTGCTTCCAGAAGGTGAAACACTGCCCAAGTCATTTTATGATTCAAAGAAGATTATTAAAGATTTAGGACTTGAATATAAAAAGATACATGCATGTCCAAATGATTGTATGATTTATTGGAATGAGACGAAAGATAGAACGTCTTGTAAGTTTTGCAAAGCTCTAAGATACAAACAGTTCAAAGGTGCATCAGTTAATTCCAGTTCAGAAACATCAAATATTCCATCAAAGGTGTTTAGATATTTTCCGTTAATACCACGACTTCAAAGACTATTTATGTCAGCTAAAGCATCTAATCAAATGAGATGGCATGTTGAAGGTCACACTAGAGATGGGGTAATGCGACATCCTGCAGACGGTATTGCTTGGAGGAAATTTGATGAAGCACATACAGATTTTGCTCGAGATCCTCAAAATGTTAGACTTGGATTGGCTTCAGATGGCTTTAGTCCATTGTCTATGTCTATCTCACATAGCACATGGCCTGTTATCTTGATTCCATATAATTTGCCACCATGGTTATGCATGAAACAACCATATATGATATTATCAACTATTATTGATGGTCCTCATGCACCAG ATGGAGCACCTAAACGGTTGACGGGAATTGAGATTCTTAAGCAATTGAATAATGTTAAAAACAAGTTTGGTAAAGATCTATTGGCCAAATCTCGTAAAAGGAAATGGGATGATGTTGATAATTTGGTGCAAAATATATGGAACAAAAAGAGCATATTTTTTGGGTTGGAATACTGGAAAGACAATATGATTCGTCATAATCTTGATACGATGCATATTGAAAAGAATGTCTTTGACAATATATTTTGGACAATTATTGAATGTTGa